Proteins from one Impatiens glandulifera chromosome 2, dImpGla2.1, whole genome shotgun sequence genomic window:
- the LOC124926871 gene encoding MFP1 attachment factor 1-like — protein sequence MAEAVDESQHQIPPQGKSPVSFSIWPPTQRTRDAVTTRLIETFTAPSILSQRYGSIPQDEAEKEAHRIEREAYESVANSSATEDDGIEVLQTYSKEISKRMLEVIKGRSVTSKAADDSTVAETAAVDPSESVTDENPSAVNTES from the coding sequence ATGGCTGAAGCCGTCGATGAATCTCAACACCAGATCCCTCCACAGGGAAAATCACCAGTATCCTTCAGCATCTGGCCACCAACGCAGCGCACCCGTGACGCCGTCACCACCCGTCTCATTGAGACATTCACCGCTCCTTCAATCCTCTCCCAGCGCTACGGATCAATCCCACAAGACGAGGCCGAAAAGGAAGCGCACCGGATCGAGCGCGAGGCATACGAGAGTGTAGCTAATTCCTCTGCAACAGAGGACGACGGCATCGAAGTTCTCCAAACCTATTCAAAAGAGATTAGCAAGCGCATGCTTGAGGTCATCAAGGGCAGATCTGTCACCTCCAAAGCGGCAGACGACAGTACCGTTGCTGAGACTGCGGCTGTTGATCCATCGGAGTCTGTTACTGATGAAAACCCATCTGCCGTCAACACTGAATCGTAA